Proteins from a single region of Pseudarthrobacter sp. NIBRBAC000502772:
- a CDS encoding alkene reductase → MLFSPLTLGELELPNRLVMAPLTRLRSGEDGVPGPLVVEHYLQRASLGLIVSEGIYPSPAGRSYPGQPGLVTAEQIAAWKKVTDAVHAEGGRIFAQIMHGGRVSHADITGGHTIVGPSAVAIDGEVRTPSGKQPYPVPHALTIGELPVVMQEIVTGSINAIEAGFDGVELHSANGYLLHEFLAPNSNVRDDSYGGSPENRARFVIETVNAAVAAVGSSRVGIRISPEHSVQGIAETDAADVRATYEVLVDSIAPLNLAYVSILHHEPTSELVQDLRARFNGTFLVNSGFGTMTTREEATALVADGHADAVVVGRPAIANPDLARRWKESLPLNEPDPSTFYADGSIGYTDYPAYSA, encoded by the coding sequence ATGCTGTTTTCCCCCTTGACTCTTGGCGAGCTTGAACTGCCCAACCGCCTGGTAATGGCACCCCTGACCCGTCTCCGCTCAGGCGAGGACGGTGTTCCGGGTCCCTTGGTTGTGGAGCACTACCTGCAGCGCGCATCCCTGGGACTCATCGTCAGCGAAGGCATCTACCCGAGCCCCGCCGGACGCTCCTACCCGGGTCAGCCCGGTCTCGTCACCGCGGAGCAGATTGCCGCCTGGAAGAAGGTCACCGACGCGGTGCACGCTGAAGGCGGCCGGATCTTCGCCCAGATCATGCACGGCGGACGGGTTTCCCATGCGGACATCACCGGCGGCCACACCATCGTGGGTCCGAGCGCCGTCGCCATCGACGGCGAGGTCCGCACCCCGTCCGGCAAGCAGCCGTACCCCGTCCCGCACGCGCTGACCATCGGTGAGCTGCCCGTCGTGATGCAGGAAATCGTCACCGGCTCGATTAACGCCATCGAAGCGGGATTCGACGGCGTGGAGCTGCACTCGGCCAACGGCTACCTTCTCCACGAATTCCTTGCCCCGAACTCCAATGTCCGCGACGACAGCTACGGCGGTTCACCGGAGAACCGGGCCCGCTTTGTGATCGAAACAGTCAACGCCGCGGTGGCCGCGGTGGGTTCGAGCCGCGTGGGCATCCGCATCTCGCCGGAGCACAGCGTCCAGGGCATCGCCGAAACGGATGCGGCCGATGTCCGCGCCACCTACGAGGTGCTGGTGGACAGCATTGCCCCGCTCAACCTCGCCTACGTCAGCATCCTGCACCACGAGCCCACGAGTGAGCTGGTCCAGGATCTCCGGGCGCGCTTCAACGGCACGTTCCTGGTGAACTCCGGCTTCGGCACCATGACAACTCGGGAGGAAGCAACCGCCTTGGTGGCGGACGGCCATGCAGATGCTGTGGTGGTGGGGCGCCCCGCCATTGCCAACCCGGACCTCGCGCGCCGCTGGAAGGAAAGCCTTCCGCTGAACGAACCGGACCCGTCCACGTTTTATGCAGACGGCTCCATAGGCTACACGGACTACCCCGCGTATTCGGCTTAG
- a CDS encoding DUF6318 family protein: MPVLPEVAKTETKEGLEAFVSYWYSTLSYAYETGDTKPLESASGPSCGSCAKVRTEVTEWHSDGRWMAGGKMHVEGVHSDFIETAPAEYQAVVQVYQDTTDYYLADATPKGSVPRQPAIGDIVIAVFDGSGWKANTVEHLVK; encoded by the coding sequence GTGCCGGTGTTGCCGGAGGTTGCGAAGACGGAGACGAAGGAGGGGCTCGAGGCGTTCGTTTCGTATTGGTACTCGACTTTGAGCTACGCCTACGAGACTGGTGATACCAAGCCGCTGGAGTCGGCCTCAGGGCCGTCCTGCGGTAGCTGTGCGAAAGTTAGGACCGAAGTCACGGAGTGGCATTCGGATGGACGCTGGATGGCTGGCGGCAAAATGCACGTGGAGGGCGTTCATTCGGACTTTATCGAGACCGCCCCCGCTGAGTATCAAGCCGTAGTCCAGGTGTATCAAGATACGACTGACTACTATCTAGCGGATGCCACGCCCAAGGGGAGTGTGCCCAGACAGCCGGCCATTGGTGACATTGTCATTGCCGTTTTCGATGGAAGTGGATGGAAAGCCAACACTGTCGAACACCTGGTGAAATAA
- a CDS encoding PKD domain-containing protein: MVNWYRSLKALNVYTFFAGPTCIYDEKPVDVLEQIAAQIQRQFESLPISAGTVVAQPNPNTLRGAETNFYADASEQQFDVTMLGQQVHVVATPVQYTWNYGDGTVFGPQPSMGGPLPQDRWGEKTRTSHVYADTGDFQVVLTTSFRGTYSVNNGPPLPIPGQGQFSAPPQTISVWRSITRNYADDCNQNPQGQGCPGVASSR; encoded by the coding sequence GTGGTTAACTGGTATAGATCTCTGAAGGCGCTGAACGTCTACACGTTTTTCGCGGGACCGACCTGCATTTATGACGAAAAGCCCGTCGATGTCCTGGAGCAAATAGCGGCCCAGATCCAGAGGCAGTTCGAGAGCCTGCCCATCAGCGCAGGAACGGTGGTCGCGCAGCCCAACCCCAACACGCTCCGCGGGGCCGAGACAAACTTTTATGCTGACGCTTCCGAGCAACAGTTTGACGTGACGATGCTCGGACAGCAGGTGCACGTGGTCGCCACGCCGGTTCAGTACACCTGGAATTACGGCGACGGAACGGTCTTCGGTCCGCAGCCTTCCATGGGAGGGCCGCTGCCGCAGGACCGCTGGGGTGAAAAGACCCGAACGAGCCACGTCTACGCGGACACTGGCGACTTCCAAGTCGTCCTCACGACGTCCTTCCGAGGCACGTATTCCGTGAACAACGGACCGCCGCTGCCCATACCGGGCCAAGGCCAGTTCAGCGCACCACCGCAGACCATCAGCGTCTGGCGATCCATCACCCGGAACTACGCCGACGACTGCAACCAGAACCCGCAGGGACAAGGTTGCCCCGGCGTGGCATCGTCCCGGTAG
- a CDS encoding very short patch repair endonuclease, protein MADRLTPERRSWNMSRIRGKNTKPELLVRSLLHAKGYRYRLHGTAGKSRLPGRPDLVFAGRRKVIFINGCFWHFHDCRVGQHAPKANAAFWEAKRTRTKDRDADQRQQLLAAGWEVLTVWECELKDGSALEAHLVEFLGASK, encoded by the coding sequence ATGGCGGATAGGCTCACTCCCGAGCGGCGCAGCTGGAACATGTCCCGCATCAGGGGCAAGAACACCAAGCCGGAACTGCTGGTGCGCAGCCTCCTCCATGCCAAGGGCTACCGCTACCGCTTGCACGGCACCGCCGGCAAAAGCCGCCTGCCCGGCCGCCCGGACCTGGTATTCGCCGGCCGGCGAAAGGTCATCTTCATCAACGGCTGTTTTTGGCACTTCCACGACTGCCGCGTAGGCCAGCACGCGCCCAAGGCGAATGCCGCCTTTTGGGAGGCCAAGCGCACGCGCACCAAAGACCGCGACGCCGACCAGCGCCAACAGTTATTGGCCGCCGGGTGGGAGGTGCTCACCGTGTGGGAGTGCGAGTTGAAGGACGGCTCCGCCCTCGAAGCCCACCTGGTGGAGTTCCTCGGCGCCAGCAAATAG
- a CDS encoding restriction endonuclease, protein MVLDELSKGAVERLDAASAAFVNASGLAKASPMGMGLYRIEPAGKVGSVRTATLQLDVRPKDRLGLSRLLFLLSYAGNQGFRADSVAATEDRELWSALAESLAQMAERALGRGALQGYLTVDESLRTVKGRIRISDQISRRPGMLVPLEVSYDEFTEDIAENRILRAALERMGQVPRVRPEVLSRLRQLKGKLDAVTRLAAGAPLPPWTPSRMNVRYQSVLRLAELILRNASAEAGEGKQQTASFVVDMAQVFEDFVGTALREAMAAYPGEMRLKYNALLSEAVHDSDRLSVRPDAVHLLGGRPVVAYNAKYKAAADLGASLTADHYQMLAHCTALGVPTAWLVYAGAGEMKLRRILNTDIDIVEFPLDLSLPPSDILAAVGELARQSWGEVVPTRPLTSQARPGNPAGVGPA, encoded by the coding sequence CTGGTCCTTGACGAGCTGTCCAAAGGCGCCGTGGAACGCCTGGATGCCGCCAGCGCGGCCTTCGTGAACGCTAGCGGGCTGGCCAAGGCGTCCCCGATGGGTATGGGTTTGTACCGGATCGAGCCCGCGGGCAAGGTGGGGTCGGTCCGCACGGCCACGCTGCAGCTGGATGTGCGCCCCAAGGACCGGCTGGGGCTGAGCAGGCTCCTGTTCCTCCTCAGCTATGCCGGCAACCAGGGCTTCCGGGCCGATTCCGTGGCGGCCACCGAGGACCGCGAACTCTGGAGCGCGCTGGCCGAATCCCTCGCCCAAATGGCGGAGCGTGCGCTTGGACGAGGAGCCTTGCAGGGCTACCTCACCGTTGACGAGTCCCTCCGCACGGTCAAGGGGCGCATCCGGATTTCCGACCAGATCTCGCGCCGCCCCGGCATGCTGGTGCCGCTGGAAGTGTCCTATGACGAATTCACTGAGGACATCGCCGAAAACCGGATCCTGCGGGCCGCGCTGGAGCGGATGGGACAGGTTCCACGCGTCCGGCCGGAAGTGCTGAGCCGCCTGCGTCAGCTGAAGGGAAAGCTCGACGCCGTCACCCGCCTTGCAGCCGGCGCGCCCCTGCCGCCGTGGACCCCCAGCAGGATGAACGTCCGCTACCAGTCAGTGCTGCGTCTCGCTGAGCTGATCCTGCGGAATGCCTCCGCGGAGGCGGGGGAGGGGAAGCAGCAGACGGCGTCGTTTGTGGTGGACATGGCCCAGGTGTTCGAGGATTTTGTGGGCACGGCACTCCGCGAGGCGATGGCTGCGTATCCGGGGGAAATGCGGCTGAAGTACAACGCTCTCCTCAGCGAGGCTGTCCACGATTCCGACAGGCTGTCCGTGCGTCCGGATGCGGTGCACCTTTTGGGCGGCCGGCCGGTAGTGGCCTACAACGCGAAGTACAAGGCCGCCGCTGACCTTGGCGCGTCCCTGACCGCCGACCACTACCAGATGCTTGCCCACTGCACCGCCCTGGGTGTGCCTACCGCCTGGCTGGTCTATGCGGGGGCGGGCGAGATGAAACTGCGGCGGATCCTTAACACTGACATCGACATCGTTGAGTTTCCGCTGGATCTGTCGCTGCCGCCGTCGGACATCCTGGCAGCTGTGGGCGAGCTGGCGCGGCAGTCCTGGGGCGAAGTGGTCCCCACCCGCCCCCTAACCTCGCAAGCTCGGCCAGGGAACCCGGCGGGCGTGGGCCCAGCCTAG
- a CDS encoding response regulator transcription factor, with the protein MSEARVGLVIEDDQDIRELVRTVLTQAGFDVTVAGSGSEGVRAARILNPDVITLDLGLPDIDGFEVSRQIREFSDAYIVMLTARAEELDTLIGLESGADDYLTKPFRPRELRARIAAMMRRPRSVPDAGESAPVSDRPAEAVSDSGNGHYSHNGLELSYASRSVSVDGQELNLTRTEFELLYALLEAGRTVRTKSDLVRRLRDEDYDVGSYISEADERSVEVHMGNLRKKLGDSPQQPRWLQTVRGVGYRLAPGGR; encoded by the coding sequence ATGAGTGAAGCGCGAGTGGGTCTGGTCATCGAGGATGATCAGGATATCCGCGAGTTGGTACGCACGGTTCTGACTCAGGCGGGGTTTGACGTCACTGTCGCGGGCAGCGGATCCGAAGGGGTTAGGGCTGCGAGAATCTTGAATCCTGACGTTATAACGCTTGATTTGGGGCTGCCGGATATCGACGGGTTCGAGGTCTCCCGCCAGATCCGCGAGTTTTCAGATGCTTACATCGTGATGCTCACGGCACGGGCTGAAGAACTGGATACTTTGATTGGCCTCGAGTCCGGTGCAGACGACTACCTCACCAAGCCCTTCCGCCCCCGCGAACTCCGCGCGCGGATAGCGGCGATGATGCGCCGGCCCCGGTCGGTTCCGGACGCGGGGGAGAGCGCTCCCGTTTCTGATCGCCCGGCGGAGGCCGTTAGTGACAGCGGAAACGGTCATTACAGTCACAACGGACTGGAGCTGAGTTACGCCTCACGGTCGGTCAGCGTGGACGGCCAGGAGCTCAACCTGACCCGGACCGAGTTCGAACTCCTGTATGCCCTGCTCGAGGCGGGACGGACTGTCCGGACCAAATCGGACTTGGTGCGTCGGCTCCGGGACGAGGATTACGACGTCGGAAGTTACATCAGCGAGGCGGACGAACGTTCCGTGGAGGTGCACATGGGCAACCTCCGGAAGAAACTCGGTGATTCACCGCAGCAACCGCGCTGGCTGCAGACGGTCCGCGGCGTGGGCTACCGTTTGGCGCCTGGCGGGCGCTGA
- a CDS encoding Hpt domain-containing protein — protein MAPSDDAGRPLVDPSVLDRLRVELDEDEGYCSVFVGNFIDCLPHRIGKLRLALTTGDLDGAVDAILSLKTSSQMVGAERLAGLAMDLERSIRDESPSAELSVALPQLAVNYLRPINLCSRQTLHRLQAQRPPGAKR, from the coding sequence ATGGCACCATCCGATGACGCAGGGCGCCCCTTGGTAGATCCCTCCGTACTTGACCGGCTGCGGGTCGAACTCGACGAGGACGAGGGCTATTGCAGCGTCTTCGTAGGGAACTTCATCGACTGCCTGCCGCACCGGATCGGCAAGCTGCGGCTGGCCTTGACCACCGGAGACTTGGATGGGGCCGTGGACGCGATCCTTAGCCTCAAGACATCGAGCCAGATGGTGGGTGCGGAACGGTTGGCGGGCCTGGCCATGGACCTTGAACGTTCAATCCGGGACGAGTCACCGAGTGCGGAACTTTCCGTTGCACTGCCGCAGCTTGCCGTCAACTACCTCCGGCCGATCAACCTGTGCAGCCGCCAGACCCTGCACAGGCTCCAGGCTCAGCGCCCGCCAGGCGCCAAACGGTAG
- a CDS encoding pyridoxamine 5'-phosphate oxidase family protein, translating into MMFTHADGNPVLELDDKQSWKLLEATSHGRLVVSVAGEPDIFPVNYLTSDRKIYLRTAPGNKLAQLTINSRVLLESDGILSDEAWSVVLRGTARVLTSSAELAAVEELGLKSWVPTLKDFYVEIVPTSVSGRHFELGDQPEHEI; encoded by the coding sequence ATGATGTTTACCCACGCAGATGGCAACCCCGTTCTGGAACTCGACGACAAGCAGTCCTGGAAACTCCTGGAAGCTACCAGCCACGGCCGGCTGGTAGTTTCCGTTGCCGGCGAACCGGATATATTCCCCGTCAACTACCTCACCTCGGACCGGAAGATCTACCTCCGCACCGCGCCGGGCAACAAGCTGGCGCAGCTCACCATCAATTCAAGGGTGCTGCTTGAATCGGACGGCATCCTCTCGGACGAAGCCTGGTCCGTGGTGCTGCGGGGAACGGCGCGCGTCCTCACCAGCTCAGCCGAGCTCGCTGCCGTCGAAGAGCTCGGCCTGAAATCTTGGGTGCCGACGCTGAAGGATTTCTACGTGGAGATCGTGCCCACGTCCGTCAGCGGCCGCCATTTCGAGCTGGGCGACCAGCCGGAGCACGAAATCTAG
- a CDS encoding cell wall metabolism sensor histidine kinase WalK — protein sequence MSEPLTWATGRLKFFRRPFHEYRLTDRVALSQMPLFVTTILTALLMWAFFPGTMDNPLFVAFLVSQLAIMALCYFVPWDRLPYTSFLVLPLLDFVSIALGREGGQEGLTGISLLAVFPVIWLCASGYYPRASLWLSFVGPLAIIWVPLLVHGDVSGPSLAKSLLLPVMMLGIGVSVSVLTLSMMRQQRTLEEKDEQLQASLRSTRQQEALLNSVLETVHLGVLAVDADGHDILMNRKQRANHELARPKDIDDPNESQLLVFAADRTTPVSVAERPVRRAVLGETFTDYLVWLGEGKKQRAITTSARAMKDPDGTFAGSVIVFSDVTDLVDALAAKDDFVSSVSHEFRTPLTSILGYVELLLEDDPGNDQLEPLNIIKRNSERLLTLVSDLLATRNGQLIVTPHAVDVAELVRASVSAAMPRADASRVALKADIPASLEAHVDGPRISQVLDNLVSNAIKYSPDGGNVLVSLEHDGGHVACRVSDTGMGMSADDQAHVFAKFFRTSNVRRTSIPGVGLGLPISKAIVEAHGGTIQVESKLGQGTTFTFRVPV from the coding sequence ATGAGTGAACCCCTAACGTGGGCCACGGGCCGTCTGAAGTTTTTTCGGCGGCCCTTCCACGAATACCGGCTGACGGACAGGGTGGCCCTGAGCCAGATGCCGCTGTTCGTCACCACCATCCTGACGGCATTGCTGATGTGGGCGTTTTTCCCGGGGACGATGGACAACCCACTCTTCGTGGCCTTCCTCGTTTCCCAGCTGGCCATCATGGCTCTGTGTTACTTCGTCCCGTGGGACCGCCTGCCCTACACCAGCTTCCTCGTCCTCCCGCTCCTGGACTTTGTCTCCATCGCCCTGGGCAGGGAGGGCGGCCAGGAGGGCCTGACCGGCATCAGCCTGTTGGCGGTTTTCCCCGTCATCTGGCTGTGCGCCTCAGGCTATTATCCGCGCGCCTCCCTGTGGTTATCGTTCGTCGGACCCTTGGCCATCATCTGGGTTCCGCTGCTGGTTCACGGGGATGTATCGGGCCCCAGCTTGGCCAAATCCCTGCTCCTCCCTGTCATGATGCTCGGGATCGGCGTATCAGTCAGTGTCCTGACCCTGAGCATGATGCGGCAGCAGCGCACCCTGGAGGAGAAGGACGAGCAGCTCCAGGCCAGCCTGCGCAGCACAAGGCAGCAGGAAGCCTTGCTCAACTCCGTTCTTGAAACTGTGCACCTGGGCGTCCTCGCCGTCGACGCGGACGGACACGACATCCTGATGAACCGGAAGCAGCGCGCCAACCACGAACTGGCCCGCCCGAAGGACATCGACGATCCGAACGAGTCCCAACTGCTGGTCTTCGCCGCAGACCGTACCACCCCAGTCTCGGTGGCGGAACGCCCCGTACGCCGGGCTGTCCTCGGCGAAACGTTCACCGACTACCTGGTCTGGCTCGGTGAAGGCAAGAAGCAGCGGGCCATCACCACCAGCGCCCGGGCCATGAAGGACCCGGACGGGACGTTCGCCGGCTCGGTGATCGTGTTCAGTGATGTGACAGACCTGGTGGACGCCCTGGCCGCCAAGGATGATTTCGTCTCCAGTGTGTCCCACGAATTCAGGACTCCCCTGACCTCCATCCTGGGCTACGTGGAACTCCTCCTTGAGGACGATCCCGGCAACGACCAACTGGAACCGCTGAACATCATCAAACGCAATTCAGAACGGCTCCTCACCTTGGTGTCCGACCTCCTCGCCACCAGGAACGGGCAACTGATCGTGACCCCCCATGCCGTGGACGTCGCTGAACTTGTGCGGGCCAGCGTGTCCGCCGCGATGCCCCGGGCCGACGCCTCCCGCGTGGCGCTGAAAGCCGATATACCCGCAAGTCTGGAGGCCCACGTGGACGGCCCTCGCATATCCCAGGTGCTGGACAATCTTGTCTCGAACGCGATCAAATACTCGCCCGACGGCGGCAACGTCCTGGTGTCGTTGGAGCACGACGGCGGCCACGTCGCCTGCCGCGTCAGCGATACCGGCATGGGCATGAGCGCCGACGACCAGGCCCACGTGTTCGCCAAGTTCTTCCGGACCAGCAACGTCCGCCGGACCTCTATTCCCGGCGTGGGCCTGGGCCTGCCCATCAGCAAGGCAATCGTGGAGGCCCACGGCGGAACCATCCAGGTGGAAAGCAAACTGGGCCAGGGAACCACGTTCACGTTCCGGGTGCCGGTTTAG